A single window of Enterobacteriaceae bacterium ESL0689 DNA harbors:
- the tssH gene encoding type VI secretion system ATPase TssH, with product MSEISRAVLFGKLDTHLFTALESATAFCKLRGNPYVELVHWLHQLMQQQDGDLQQVIRYFALDEQQLTDDIVLALDMLPRGASSVSDLSEHIDSAVECAWVYGSLKFAVNRIRGGHLLIGILKSGNLANVLKSISGQFSRINSGMLIEQFATICADSKEAQPDDASQAIPADAPPVAQSSLTRYGQDLTARAREGKIDPVVGRDEEIRQMIDILMRRRQNNPLLTGEAGVGKTAVVEGLARRIVEGDVPEPLQNIQLWLLDIGLLQAGAGMKGEFEARLQALINEVQSSTTAIILFIDEIHTLIGAGGQQGTGDAANLLKPALARGQLRTIGATTWAEYKKYIEKDPALTRRFQTVQVHEPDEAKAIRMLRSIVSPLETHHQVLLLDEAVSAAVKLSHRYIPARQLPDKAVALLDNACARVAVSQSAPPAQLEDCLRQLTALETELAIAEREARMGVGDPQRIATLTAARDSGQILADSLKQRWQQERSLVSEIIRLRAALFAADEGEASELRTQLASQQQALNSLQGDEPLLFTAVDENVVAAVVSDWTGIPLGRMVKNEIDAILNLADTLNQRVIGQRHGLDLIARRVKTSRAKLDDPNKPIGVFMLCGPSGVGKTETALALAESLYGGEQNVITINMSEFQEAHTVSTLKGAPPGYVGYGEGGVLTEAVRRRPYSVVLLDEIEKAHPDVHEIFFQVFDKGWMEDGEDRHIDFRNTIIILTTNIGTELISAMCADPQLMPEPEALSGALRQPLLQVFPPALLGRLLVIPYYPLSDAMLGQIVHLQLKRIQRRLEENHNIISVFDDSVVEQIVQRCTEVESGGRMVDAILTNTLLPRISQILLTASRSDEQYRHLSVRCEQGEFHCQFAV from the coding sequence ATGTCAGAAATCAGCCGTGCCGTGCTGTTCGGCAAACTGGATACACACTTATTTACCGCGCTGGAAAGTGCTACCGCATTTTGCAAGCTGCGCGGTAATCCCTATGTCGAGCTGGTACACTGGTTGCATCAATTGATGCAACAGCAGGATGGCGATCTACAACAGGTGATCCGCTACTTTGCACTTGATGAGCAACAGCTGACCGACGATATTGTGCTCGCGCTGGATATGCTGCCGCGTGGCGCCAGCTCGGTCTCCGACCTGTCAGAACATATCGACAGTGCGGTGGAATGTGCCTGGGTATATGGCTCGCTCAAATTTGCGGTCAACCGTATTCGCGGCGGCCATTTACTGATCGGCATACTCAAAAGCGGCAATCTGGCCAATGTACTGAAAAGCATCTCCGGGCAGTTCAGCCGGATTAACAGCGGCATGTTGATTGAACAGTTTGCGACCATTTGTGCAGACAGCAAAGAGGCGCAACCGGACGATGCCAGCCAGGCGATCCCTGCCGATGCGCCGCCTGTCGCGCAGAGCTCATTAACTCGCTATGGCCAGGATCTGACGGCGCGGGCGCGTGAAGGAAAAATCGATCCGGTCGTCGGCCGCGATGAAGAGATCCGCCAGATGATCGATATTTTAATGCGACGTCGCCAGAATAACCCGTTACTGACTGGGGAGGCCGGGGTCGGTAAAACCGCGGTCGTCGAAGGGCTGGCGCGTCGTATTGTTGAAGGGGATGTGCCAGAGCCACTACAGAATATCCAGTTATGGTTACTGGATATCGGACTGTTACAGGCTGGCGCGGGAATGAAAGGGGAATTTGAAGCCCGTCTGCAGGCACTGATTAATGAAGTGCAATCCAGTACGACTGCGATAATTTTATTTATCGATGAAATCCACACCCTGATTGGTGCCGGGGGACAGCAGGGAACCGGCGATGCGGCCAATCTGCTCAAACCGGCGCTGGCACGGGGACAGTTGCGCACTATCGGCGCCACCACCTGGGCCGAATACAAAAAATATATTGAGAAAGATCCGGCGCTGACCCGCCGCTTCCAGACGGTGCAGGTTCACGAACCGGACGAAGCGAAAGCGATACGGATGCTGCGCAGTATCGTCTCGCCACTGGAGACCCATCATCAGGTGCTGCTGCTGGATGAAGCGGTAAGCGCGGCAGTCAAGCTTTCGCATCGCTACATTCCGGCCCGCCAGTTGCCGGATAAAGCCGTCGCCTTACTGGATAACGCCTGCGCCCGGGTCGCCGTCAGCCAGAGTGCGCCACCGGCACAACTGGAGGATTGCCTGCGCCAGCTTACTGCGCTGGAGACCGAACTGGCGATTGCTGAACGTGAAGCGCGTATGGGGGTGGGCGATCCACAACGCATCGCGACACTCACTGCGGCGCGCGACAGCGGCCAGATCCTGGCGGATAGCTTAAAACAACGCTGGCAACAGGAACGCAGCCTGGTCAGTGAGATTATCCGTCTGCGGGCCGCGCTGTTTGCCGCCGATGAGGGCGAAGCATCGGAACTGCGCACTCAGCTTGCCAGCCAGCAACAGGCGCTGAACAGTCTACAGGGCGATGAGCCACTGCTGTTTACCGCGGTGGATGAAAACGTCGTCGCGGCGGTGGTCTCTGACTGGACCGGTATCCCGCTGGGGCGGATGGTAAAAAACGAGATCGATGCGATACTGAACCTCGCCGATACCCTCAATCAGCGGGTCATCGGGCAGCGCCACGGCCTCGACTTGATCGCCCGGCGGGTAAAAACTTCGCGGGCAAAGCTCGACGACCCCAACAAACCGATTGGCGTATTTATGCTGTGTGGCCCCTCCGGGGTCGGCAAAACCGAAACCGCACTGGCGCTGGCCGAGTCGCTATATGGCGGTGAGCAGAACGTGATTACCATTAACATGAGTGAATTTCAGGAAGCACACACCGTCTCTACCTTAAAAGGTGCCCCGCCGGGTTACGTCGGTTATGGCGAAGGCGGTGTGTTAACAGAAGCCGTGCGCCGTCGCCCCTATAGCGTGGTATTGCTGGACGAAATCGAAAAAGCGCACCCGGATGTGCATGAGATCTTCTTCCAGGTGTTCGACAAAGGCTGGATGGAGGATGGTGAGGATCGTCACATTGATTTTCGTAATACGATTATTATCCTGACCACCAACATCGGAACGGAGCTCATTAGCGCCATGTGTGCCGATCCGCAACTGATGCCTGAACCGGAAGCGTTAAGTGGTGCGCTGCGTCAGCCGCTATTACAGGTATTTCCACCGGCGCTACTGGGACGCCTGCTGGTCATCCCTTACTACCCGCTCAGTGATGCGATGCTGGGGCAGATCGTACATCTGCAACTCAAACGCATTCAGCGTCGACTGGAAGAAAACCACAACATTATTTCAGTATTTGATGACAGTGTAGTGGAACAGATTGTTCAGCGCTGTACCGAGGTAGAGTCAGGGGGACGAATGGTGGACGCGATCCTGACCAACACCCTGCTACCGCGGATAAGCCAGATTTTGCTTACCGCCAGTCGCAGCGACGAACAGTACCGACATCTGTCTGTGCGCTGTGAGCAGGGTGAATTTCACTGTCAGTTTGCTGTGTAA
- a CDS encoding serine/threonine-protein kinase, with product MTDNNRAVPNALPVGYRFNEFEIKKVIGGGGFGIVYQAWDHQLERTIAIKEFMPASLAVRGENMALVLRSERFSKAFSVGLNSFIQEARLLARFNHPNLLHVLRFWVQNDTAYMGTLFYSGTTLSRLREERPEIINETWIRHILPMLLGAIKTLHDEGYLHRDISLDNIQIQDNGLPILLDFGSARRTIGSLSDETETMLRPGFAPVEQYTDDNESEQGPWTDIYALGAVLHTLIVGSPPPVSVVRSIEDTCQPLVELRPQGYSLSLLNAIDRALALNIADRPQSIDQFAALIEMPVAGIEEVLVTKKPAKEPVPVAEKIVPSPDWRRYKIPAIIAAVLLVGITTGAILLSGGGHDTPAHIAGTPGATPPVEDATHAPEVAPLNDQTPPSDGENAPLSVAASPIAQVYIRMLDGETLTVNGELKTVHPASDGYAMLSLPVGEFTIDLQDNGKTRTQVLNITQPGTWLVNP from the coding sequence ATGACGGATAATAATCGGGCTGTCCCGAACGCACTACCGGTCGGGTATCGTTTTAATGAGTTTGAAATCAAAAAAGTGATTGGTGGTGGTGGCTTCGGCATTGTCTACCAGGCCTGGGACCATCAGCTCGAACGCACGATCGCGATTAAAGAATTTATGCCTGCCTCACTGGCGGTACGTGGTGAGAATATGGCGCTGGTACTGCGCAGTGAGCGCTTCAGCAAAGCGTTTTCCGTTGGGTTGAACAGTTTCATACAGGAAGCACGACTGCTGGCGCGTTTTAATCACCCAAACCTGTTGCATGTGCTGCGTTTCTGGGTACAAAACGATACCGCGTATATGGGAACGTTATTTTATAGCGGTACGACACTTTCGCGTCTGCGTGAAGAGCGACCGGAAATCATCAACGAAACCTGGATCCGCCATATATTGCCAATGCTGTTGGGAGCCATCAAGACGCTCCACGATGAAGGCTACCTGCACCGTGATATCTCGCTGGATAACATTCAAATACAGGATAACGGCTTGCCGATCCTGCTCGATTTCGGTTCAGCCCGTCGCACTATCGGAAGCCTTTCTGATGAGACCGAAACCATGTTGCGACCCGGCTTTGCGCCAGTCGAACAGTATACTGACGATAATGAAAGCGAACAGGGGCCGTGGACTGACATCTATGCGCTCGGTGCGGTATTACATACCCTGATCGTTGGCTCGCCGCCGCCGGTTAGCGTGGTACGTTCGATTGAGGATACCTGTCAACCACTGGTGGAGCTGCGACCACAGGGATATTCCCTGTCGCTACTCAACGCCATTGACCGTGCGCTGGCACTGAATATCGCTGATCGGCCACAATCTATTGATCAATTTGCCGCGCTGATTGAGATGCCGGTCGCCGGGATTGAAGAGGTGTTGGTCACAAAAAAACCGGCGAAGGAGCCGGTGCCAGTGGCAGAAAAAATAGTCCCGTCGCCAGACTGGCGACGCTATAAGATCCCGGCAATTATCGCTGCTGTACTGCTGGTGGGCATTACCACAGGCGCAATACTGTTGAGTGGTGGCGGTCATGATACGCCAGCGCACATTGCTGGCACACCTGGCGCAACGCCGCCAGTTGAGGACGCGACACATGCCCCCGAAGTGGCTCCGCTTAACGATCAGACGCCGCCGTCAGACGGGGAGAACGCTCCGCTTTCAGTGGCTGCCAGCCCGATCGCACAAGTCTATATTCGTATGCTGGACGGTGAGACCCTGACGGTCAATGGCGAGCTGAAAACCGTGCATCCGGCATCGGATGGTTATGCGATGCTCAGTCTGCCTGTGGGTGAGTTCACGATAGATCTACAGGACAATGGCAAAACCCGCACGCAGGTGCTGAATATTACACAACCGGGTACCTGGCTGGTAAATCCGTAA